A region from the Polycladomyces zharkentensis genome encodes:
- the ruvA gene encoding Holliday junction branch migration protein RuvA, producing MIEFLEGTVIYAGADYIAINVSGVGYRVFCGNPYRWEPNVQTRVYTHQVVREDAISLYGFPTREERDLFRMLLDVSGIGPKAGLSILAAGTPRQVVQAIQQENVVFLTKLPGIGKKTAQRLILDLKDKLKKAGWVHALMQQSGDPAEGQAEMPVSSGERAGEAIEALMALGYNEEEAAWAVEEARKQWEDEPELDEWIRRALQLSMKR from the coding sequence TTGATCGAGTTTTTGGAAGGAACCGTCATCTACGCCGGAGCGGATTACATCGCCATCAACGTGTCGGGAGTGGGTTACCGCGTGTTTTGCGGCAATCCCTACCGCTGGGAACCCAATGTGCAGACACGGGTCTATACGCATCAGGTGGTGCGGGAGGATGCCATCAGCCTCTACGGGTTCCCGACCCGGGAAGAGCGGGATTTGTTCCGCATGTTGCTCGATGTGTCCGGGATCGGTCCCAAAGCGGGACTTTCCATATTGGCTGCAGGAACGCCGCGTCAGGTCGTGCAGGCGATCCAACAGGAAAACGTCGTTTTTTTGACCAAACTGCCCGGAATCGGCAAAAAGACAGCCCAACGGTTGATCCTGGATCTGAAGGACAAATTGAAAAAAGCGGGTTGGGTCCACGCGTTGATGCAACAGTCCGGCGATCCGGCAGAAGGACAGGCAGAAATGCCCGTCTCCTCCGGGGAGCGTGCGGGTGAGGCGATTGAAGCCTTGATGGCCCTCGGATATAATGAGGAAGAAGCGGCTTGGGCCGTCGAGGAAGCGCGTAAACAGTGGGAAGATGAGCCGGAGCTGGACGAATGGATCCGGAGGGCGTTGCAACTGTCGATGAAGCGATAG
- the ruvC gene encoding crossover junction endodeoxyribonuclease RuvC produces the protein MKIMGIDPGIAIVGYGVLHRQGNRLKAVEYGSIQTEAGLATATRLKQIYDACGELFQKHRPDVVAIEKLFFNRNVTTAFTVGQARGVIMLAAEEAGVPITEYTPLQVKMAVVGYGQAEKRQVQEMVRMLLSLPETPKPDDVADALAIAICEGHSSTWVNRLRQGGWKR, from the coding sequence GTGAAGATCATGGGCATCGACCCGGGCATCGCCATCGTCGGTTACGGTGTATTGCACCGTCAGGGAAACCGCCTCAAGGCCGTCGAGTACGGCAGTATCCAAACCGAAGCCGGCTTGGCGACAGCGACCCGGTTGAAACAGATTTACGACGCTTGCGGAGAGTTGTTTCAAAAGCATCGTCCGGACGTGGTGGCGATCGAGAAACTCTTTTTCAACCGCAACGTGACGACCGCCTTCACTGTCGGTCAGGCACGCGGCGTGATCATGCTGGCTGCGGAGGAGGCAGGAGTACCGATTACGGAGTATACGCCGTTGCAGGTAAAAATGGCGGTGGTGGGTTACGGACAAGCGGAGAAGCGCCAGGTGCAGGAAATGGTGCGCATGCTTTTGTCCCTGCCTGAGACACCCAAGCCGGATGATGTGGCCGATGCGCTGGCCATCGCCATCTGTGAAGGACATTCATCCACATGGGTGAACCGGTTGAGACAGGGAGGCTGGAAACGTTGA
- a CDS encoding MATE family efflux transporter, translating into MWLSLLLFLIPLMLSNTLQSIGGTVSSILLGHGLGEYALAAASAVFPVTFFLISFIIGLGSASSVLIGQAYGSGNTERMKATVGTSLTFAFILGLLTAVVGNLFARDLLELIGTPASIISYSIGYAHVLFTGLPFFFLYINYTTFLRGTGDAKTPFYFLLFSTILTVGLTPVFLFGWGGLPRLGVKGPALAMVVSSIITLIVTIAYLGWKRHPLALDRETIQKLRLDPQIVKLLIKIGLPTGIQMIFVSLSEVAVVTFVNRFGAYATAAYGAVIQVINYVQMPALSLGIAAGIFGAQLIGAGKQARLRLLVKSAVILNYVIGALLTGIVYLFSRTILSWFLTGPATLSVAEELLYITLWSFMIFGNMMILSGVMRSSGTVFWPTLIGIVTIWGVEVPVAYLLSHTIGLRGIWMAYPIAFAFGLAAQYTYYRLFWINRQHQRFFDGPEPIREESKLPDTT; encoded by the coding sequence ATGTGGCTGTCCCTGCTGCTCTTCCTTATCCCGCTCATGCTGAGCAACACCTTGCAATCGATCGGCGGGACGGTCAGCTCCATCCTGCTGGGACACGGACTTGGCGAATATGCGCTTGCGGCGGCCAGTGCTGTCTTTCCGGTGACGTTTTTCCTGATTTCGTTTATCATCGGACTGGGAAGCGCCAGTTCCGTTTTGATCGGTCAAGCCTACGGGAGCGGCAATACGGAGCGGATGAAAGCAACAGTCGGAACCTCCCTGACTTTTGCCTTCATACTGGGCTTGCTCACTGCCGTGGTCGGCAACCTGTTCGCCCGCGATTTGCTGGAGCTGATCGGAACACCTGCGTCCATCATCTCGTATTCCATCGGTTACGCTCATGTGTTGTTCACGGGACTCCCGTTTTTCTTCCTGTATATCAATTACACCACATTTTTGCGTGGAACAGGGGACGCCAAAACCCCGTTTTATTTTCTGCTCTTCAGTACCATACTGACCGTCGGACTGACCCCTGTCTTCCTTTTCGGATGGGGTGGCCTGCCCCGGTTGGGCGTGAAAGGTCCCGCGCTGGCCATGGTGGTTTCCTCCATCATTACACTGATCGTCACCATCGCCTATCTGGGATGGAAACGTCACCCGTTGGCGCTGGATCGGGAGACGATTCAAAAACTGCGGCTGGACCCGCAAATCGTCAAACTGCTGATCAAAATCGGCTTGCCGACCGGAATCCAGATGATTTTCGTCTCATTGTCGGAAGTGGCTGTCGTTACATTTGTCAACCGGTTCGGCGCCTATGCCACCGCCGCTTACGGCGCGGTGATCCAAGTGATCAACTACGTGCAGATGCCCGCGCTGAGTCTGGGGATCGCCGCCGGGATCTTCGGCGCACAATTGATCGGCGCCGGAAAGCAGGCCCGCCTGCGGCTCCTGGTAAAGAGCGCCGTCATATTGAATTATGTGATCGGGGCTCTCTTGACCGGGATCGTCTATCTGTTCAGCCGCACCATTTTGTCTTGGTTTTTGACCGGTCCCGCCACGCTGTCGGTGGCCGAAGAACTGTTGTATATCACATTGTGGTCGTTCATGATCTTTGGCAACATGATGATTCTTTCGGGTGTGATGCGCTCGAGCGGCACCGTTTTCTGGCCGACGCTGATCGGCATTGTCACCATTTGGGGAGTTGAGGTGCCGGTAGCTTATCTGTTGTCCCACACCATCGGCCTGCGCGGGATCTGGATGGCATATCCCATTGCGTTTGCATTCGGATTGGCGGCGCAATATACCTACTACCGCCTGTTCTGGATCAACCGCCAGCATCAGCGATTTTTTGACGGGCCGGAACCCATACGGGAGGAGAGCAAATTACCGGATACAACCTAA
- a CDS encoding MBL fold metallo-hydrolase: MQVARGLEMLEIRANLMGETSVIHPALIWDEDTAVLVDAGFPGQLPQFREAMEAAGVPVENLGKVVLTHQDIDHIGCLPDLLKASTQKVEVLSSELEKPYIQGEKPLIKLEKAMAGSNDLPQELHAGLKRVFENPPKAPVDKTVADGEELPFCGGITVIHTPGHTPGHICLYHQQSKTLIAGDALAVVDGQLVGPVPQYTLDMDVAIQSLKKLMQYDIEAVICYHGGLYRGHVNRRIAELANG, encoded by the coding sequence ATGCAAGTAGCCAGAGGTTTGGAAATGTTGGAGATTAGGGCCAATTTGATGGGAGAGACGAGTGTGATTCATCCGGCCCTGATCTGGGATGAAGATACCGCTGTTTTGGTGGATGCAGGCTTTCCCGGTCAACTACCCCAGTTTCGTGAGGCAATGGAGGCGGCCGGCGTCCCTGTTGAGAATCTCGGCAAAGTGGTTCTGACACATCAGGATATTGATCATATTGGTTGTTTGCCGGATCTGCTCAAGGCGTCCACCCAAAAGGTTGAAGTGCTGTCGAGTGAGCTGGAAAAGCCGTATATTCAAGGTGAAAAGCCTTTGATCAAACTCGAGAAGGCAATGGCCGGATCGAATGATTTGCCGCAGGAACTGCATGCAGGATTAAAACGGGTGTTTGAAAATCCGCCAAAAGCTCCGGTGGACAAAACGGTGGCCGATGGAGAGGAGTTGCCGTTCTGTGGTGGAATCACCGTCATTCACACGCCGGGTCATACTCCTGGACATATCTGTCTGTATCATCAACAGAGCAAAACCCTGATCGCCGGCGATGCCCTGGCCGTCGTGGATGGACAGTTGGTCGGACCGGTACCGCAATATACGCTGGATATGGATGTCGCCATCCAGTCGTTGAAAAAGCTGATGCAGTATGATATCGAAGCGGTCATCTGCTATCACGGCGGCCTGTATCGGGGGCATGTCAATCGTCGCATCGCTGAATTGGCCAACGGTTAA
- a CDS encoding class I SAM-dependent methyltransferase, whose amino-acid sequence MPDHIQVYKSQAKQYDLLISRQPALLHVIEEIIPVKGLDIIDLGAGTGRLTTILAPHAKSILALDASAEMLEVNAKKLKEAGLSNWKTQVADHREIPAKDHSADLILAGWTVCYLGSSNQPNHEQNIEKVIQEMKRVVRPGGTIIIFETMGTGYETPNPPDFLKHYYDLLEHRYGFTHKWIRLDYQFKDLQEAENLTRFFFGDELAERVVKENLVTLPECAGIWWLTN is encoded by the coding sequence ATGCCGGACCACATACAAGTCTACAAGAGTCAAGCAAAGCAATATGACCTTTTGATTTCCCGACAACCTGCCCTGCTTCATGTGATAGAAGAAATCATACCGGTAAAAGGGTTGGATATCATTGATTTGGGGGCAGGAACCGGGAGATTGACAACGATTTTGGCACCACACGCCAAATCCATACTTGCTCTGGATGCTTCTGCGGAAATGCTGGAAGTAAATGCGAAGAAATTGAAGGAAGCGGGTCTTTCCAACTGGAAAACACAAGTGGCTGATCACCGAGAGATTCCAGCAAAAGATCATAGCGCAGATTTAATCTTGGCTGGCTGGACTGTTTGTTATTTGGGCAGTTCAAATCAACCAAACCACGAACAAAATATTGAAAAGGTTATCCAAGAAATGAAGCGTGTTGTTCGCCCTGGCGGTACCATCATCATTTTTGAAACGATGGGTACTGGGTATGAAACACCGAATCCGCCTGATTTTCTCAAACATTATTATGATTTATTGGAACATCGATACGGTTTTACTCACAAATGGATTCGTTTAGATTATCAGTTTAAAGACTTACAAGAAGCAGAAAACCTGACAAGGTTTTTCTTTGGTGATGAATTGGCTGAGAGAGTTGTGAAAGAGAACCTGGTTACTTTACCCGAATGTGCGGGTATTTGGTGGTTGACTAATTGA
- a CDS encoding threonine ammonia-lyase, which yields MSNKTCNERMKRVQISIHDIFRARHQIEHFVERTPLAPSVPLSKWTGAQVRLKLENRQRTGSFKPRGAINKMRTLSEEERKRGVIAASAGNHGLAVAYAAGLINASAQVVVPESTPKTKVLGIQRLGAELVFHGTNYDEAEEHAYRLAAENGRTFIHAYEDRHAIAGHGTIGLEILLDWPEADVIVVPAGGGGLILGIAILAKSVRPDIRVIGVQSHASPPWYYSFRAGRIVDVTYRESLAEGLHGGIGQQIFPLVLRYVDDFVLVEEEEIADAMCWMARQHHQKVEGSGAVGVAALRNGRIPDIAGKNVVCLISGGNVDDERLSGLLEKQERMETTQT from the coding sequence ATGTCAAACAAAACCTGCAACGAAAGGATGAAGCGTGTGCAAATCTCCATTCACGACATCTTTCGGGCGCGTCACCAAATCGAGCATTTCGTCGAACGGACCCCTTTGGCTCCATCGGTTCCACTCAGTAAATGGACCGGGGCACAAGTGCGGCTCAAGTTGGAAAACCGGCAACGAACCGGTTCGTTCAAGCCAAGAGGGGCGATCAACAAGATGAGAACATTGTCCGAGGAAGAGAGAAAAAGGGGGGTGATTGCCGCGTCGGCCGGAAACCACGGGTTGGCGGTAGCATATGCGGCAGGATTGATCAATGCGTCGGCACAGGTGGTGGTACCTGAAAGCACGCCCAAGACCAAGGTGTTGGGTATTCAGCGGCTGGGAGCGGAATTGGTGTTTCACGGGACCAACTATGATGAGGCGGAAGAACATGCGTACCGATTGGCGGCGGAAAACGGTCGGACATTTATTCATGCCTATGAGGACCGGCATGCCATCGCCGGGCACGGTACGATCGGTCTGGAAATCTTACTTGATTGGCCGGAGGCGGATGTGATCGTAGTCCCGGCCGGTGGCGGCGGATTGATCCTGGGAATCGCGATCTTGGCCAAGTCGGTGCGTCCCGATATTCGGGTCATCGGGGTGCAGAGTCATGCCTCCCCACCTTGGTACTATTCGTTCCGTGCGGGTCGAATAGTGGATGTGACATACCGAGAATCGCTGGCCGAAGGCTTGCACGGCGGTATCGGTCAACAGATTTTTCCGTTGGTGCTGCGTTATGTTGATGATTTCGTACTGGTGGAGGAAGAGGAGATTGCCGATGCCATGTGCTGGATGGCTCGTCAGCATCACCAGAAAGTTGAGGGTTCCGGTGCCGTCGGAGTGGCTGCATTGCGTAACGGACGTATCCCGGACATCGCCGGTAAAAACGTGGTCTGTCTCATCAGCGGGGGCAACGTCGATGATGAGCGGTTGTCGGGATTGTTGGAGAAACAAGAAAGGATGGAAACAACACAGACATGA
- a CDS encoding class I SAM-dependent methyltransferase codes for MPIDFHSKDNRFTYATRRADSSWMSAIQKIVDVKGKHVLDVGCGGGIYCKAFAEMGAEHVTGVDFSKEMIKGAVENCKGYPQITFVEGDALDTNLPSSQYDVILERALIHHLTYLEACFREAYRLLKPSGILIVQSRTIEDALQPPNEHHIRGYFFEVYPRLIQIEAERRHDGKTVKKALLKAGFRSIDEYKLSETRKTYTGLEELKDELLARTGRSILHELSDLELEYLVQYICERLRNRSTQEIVEQDYWTIWLAKKE; via the coding sequence ATGCCGATTGACTTTCATTCTAAGGACAACCGTTTCACCTATGCTACACGTCGGGCTGATTCATCTTGGATGTCTGCGATCCAAAAAATCGTTGATGTGAAAGGCAAACACGTTTTAGATGTCGGCTGCGGTGGGGGTATTTATTGTAAGGCATTTGCTGAGATGGGTGCAGAACATGTTACCGGAGTCGATTTTTCTAAGGAGATGATCAAAGGCGCTGTAGAAAACTGCAAGGGCTATCCCCAAATCACGTTTGTTGAAGGGGATGCACTTGATACGAACTTACCAAGTTCTCAGTATGATGTGATTCTGGAAAGGGCACTTATTCACCATCTGACGTACTTGGAAGCGTGTTTCCGTGAGGCCTATAGGTTATTGAAACCGAGCGGCATATTGATTGTGCAGAGTCGCACCATTGAGGATGCCTTACAACCGCCGAATGAGCATCATATTCGAGGGTATTTCTTCGAAGTATACCCAAGACTCATTCAAATAGAAGCCGAACGAAGACACGATGGCAAAACCGTGAAGAAAGCCTTGCTGAAAGCGGGCTTCCGATCCATTGACGAATACAAATTAAGTGAGACAAGAAAAACCTACACCGGTCTTGAGGAGCTCAAGGATGAACTTTTGGCGAGAACAGGTCGGTCCATTTTGCACGAACTATCGGATCTGGAATTGGAATATCTCGTTCAATATATATGCGAACGCTTGCGTAATCGCAGTACGCAAGAAATTGTCGAGCAAGATTATTGGACGATTTGGTTGGCTAAAAAGGAATAG
- a CDS encoding RNA-guided endonuclease InsQ/TnpB family protein, which yields MPTITLKLELYKPTKFKQAMYERMTQINTKFANWLLLHPDVNKATSKIFKEFSDEKFPSAIINQTIRDVKSQKKHQQARAFRKMWCSFNNQNLKVEKNGDFYTVSFPMLEKRIGVPVVARSYQQQWLDRIIDGMAKQGTAKLYKKKRKWFIALPITFDVEASQGDKVMGIDLGLRYLAVASIGTKSLFFKGNQCAYIRRRYAAKRRKLGKAKKLDAIRKSKNKEARWMKDHNHKISRQIVNFAVSNGVGIIRMEDLTDIRNRAKSKKEAGRNLHSWSFYQLKEMIRYKAEMAGIRVEIANPEYTSQTCKCGHREKANRSGILFKCKQCGYTIHADLNGAINIAKAISGLVA from the coding sequence ATGCCCACCATCACACTCAAGCTGGAACTGTATAAACCAACCAAATTCAAACAGGCCATGTATGAACGAATGACACAGATCAACACGAAGTTTGCAAACTGGCTCTTGCTTCATCCTGACGTGAACAAGGCGACCAGCAAGATTTTCAAGGAGTTTTCTGACGAGAAGTTCCCGTCTGCGATCATAAACCAAACGATCCGGGATGTGAAATCGCAGAAGAAACACCAACAAGCTCGGGCATTCAGGAAGATGTGGTGTTCGTTCAACAATCAGAACCTGAAAGTCGAGAAAAACGGCGACTTCTATACGGTGTCGTTCCCTATGCTGGAGAAGCGCATCGGTGTGCCGGTTGTGGCTCGGTCATATCAGCAACAATGGCTGGATCGGATCATCGACGGAATGGCCAAACAAGGAACGGCGAAGCTCTACAAGAAGAAGCGCAAATGGTTTATTGCCTTGCCAATCACGTTTGATGTGGAAGCCAGCCAAGGCGATAAGGTGATGGGCATTGACCTCGGACTCCGCTATTTGGCAGTGGCAAGCATAGGAACCAAATCCCTGTTCTTTAAAGGGAATCAATGCGCATACATACGCAGACGCTACGCCGCCAAACGGCGGAAGCTGGGCAAAGCCAAGAAGCTCGATGCGATCCGCAAGTCCAAGAACAAAGAAGCCCGGTGGATGAAAGATCACAATCACAAGATCAGCCGTCAAATCGTCAACTTTGCGGTATCCAACGGTGTTGGAATCATCCGTATGGAAGACTTGACGGACATCCGAAACCGAGCTAAGTCAAAAAAAGAAGCTGGACGGAACCTGCATTCCTGGTCGTTTTATCAGCTGAAAGAGATGATCCGCTACAAAGCAGAGATGGCGGGTATTCGGGTGGAGATCGCCAATCCCGAATACACCAGCCAAACCTGCAAGTGCGGTCATCGCGAAAAGGCGAACAGAAGCGGTATCCTCTTCAAGTGCAAACAGTGCGGATACACTATCCATGCTGATCTGAATGGGGCGATCAACATCGCCAAAGCCATTTCAGGGTTAGTAGCCTAG
- the qoxD gene encoding cytochrome aa3 quinol oxidase subunit IV — protein MANDKGNAQTGHGHRETPIKHILGFILSLVLTFAALWVALYAPVSKPVMLTAILVLAVMQFFVQLLMFMHWTEGSGTYQVVTTLYGVFVAVVTVVGSVWIFLGMYGI, from the coding sequence ATGGCAAACGATAAAGGAAACGCGCAAACCGGCCACGGTCACCGTGAAACGCCGATCAAGCACATACTCGGGTTCATCCTCTCCTTGGTCCTGACGTTTGCGGCGCTGTGGGTGGCGTTGTATGCGCCGGTGTCCAAGCCGGTCATGTTGACCGCCATTCTCGTGCTGGCCGTGATGCAGTTCTTCGTCCAACTGTTGATGTTCATGCACTGGACGGAGGGAAGCGGAACATACCAAGTGGTGACCACTTTGTACGGCGTGTTCGTCGCGGTGGTGACCGTCGTCGGTTCTGTCTGGATCTTCTTGGGAATGTACGGGATTTGA
- the qoxC gene encoding cytochrome aa3 quinol oxidase subunit III, translating to MAEHALQTHSKSAEESALPLEYSTEESRLKIFGFWVFLGAEIVLFASLFATYLVLAGRTAGGPTAKELFEVKDFMMETIILLTSSFTCGLGTLALRNRSKGGILFWYVVTLLLGLAFIALEIMEFVHYVGEGATMQRSAFLSGFFTLVGTHGAHVSLGILWMILILIQLVQRGVTAATARRVFIVGLYWHFLDVVWIFIFTLVYLMGVAY from the coding sequence ATGGCAGAACACGCATTGCAAACGCACAGTAAATCCGCGGAAGAGTCCGCCTTGCCCTTGGAGTACTCAACAGAGGAAAGTCGTCTGAAAATCTTCGGTTTCTGGGTGTTCCTGGGTGCGGAAATCGTCTTGTTCGCCAGTTTGTTTGCCACGTATCTCGTTTTGGCGGGGCGCACCGCTGGCGGACCGACAGCGAAAGAACTGTTCGAGGTCAAGGATTTCATGATGGAAACGATCATCCTGTTGACCAGCAGTTTTACCTGCGGTCTCGGCACCTTGGCCTTGCGCAACCGGAGCAAGGGGGGCATCCTGTTCTGGTATGTCGTGACGTTGCTGTTGGGTCTGGCCTTCATCGCACTGGAAATCATGGAGTTTGTCCATTACGTCGGTGAAGGCGCGACAATGCAACGAAGCGCATTTTTGTCCGGGTTCTTCACGTTGGTGGGTACGCACGGCGCACACGTCAGCCTGGGGATTCTCTGGATGATACTGATCTTGATCCAACTGGTTCAACGCGGCGTCACCGCCGCAACGGCCAGGAGAGTGTTTATCGTCGGCCTGTACTGGCACTTCCTGGACGTGGTCTGGATCTTCATCTTCACGCTCGTCTACCTGATGGGGGTGGCGTACTGA
- the qoxB gene encoding cytochrome aa3 quinol oxidase subunit I, which produces MGFHLPKNFLVTGEPMIVVAEVLSVLTLAGIVFALTYYKKWKWLWDEWLTTVDHKKIGIMYIISSLLMLFRGGIDGLLMRTQLALPNLHVLDAEHYNQIFTAHGTIMIFFMAMPFIFGLMNVAVPLQIGARDVAYPYLNALSFWLFFFGCMLFNISFMIGGAPDAGWTNYTPLAGSDLAPGPGINYYLLSLQISGIGSLMTGINFLVTILKMRAPGMTLMRMPMFTWSVLITSIIIIFAFPVLTVALALLTIDRLFGSHFFTVSGGGEPMMWANLFWIWGHPEVYIVVLPAFGIFSEVISTFARKRLFGYSAMVYSMVVISAVSFLTWVHHFFTMGAGPAVNSFFSVSTMAIAIPTGVKVFNWLFTLYKGRIEFTTPMLWAVGFIPTFLIGGLTGVMLAVAPADYQYHNSYFLISHFHYALVGGAVFGCLAGLYYWWPKMFGFKLDERQGKWAFWLFNIGFNLCFFPQYFVGLMGMTRRMYTYPEGLGWTPYNLISTVGAYMMGVGFIIMVYNILYSIRHGERDLTGDIWNGRTLEWSISSPAPHYNFARIPEVDDLDAWWHMKKRKRKQPWELRPLKPIHMPNNSGRPFIMSAWFFVAGFGLVFEWHWMGIIGLLGVLYCMLKRSFEYDDHHYIQVDEIERTESAAGRA; this is translated from the coding sequence ATGGGATTTCATCTTCCCAAAAACTTTTTGGTGACCGGCGAACCGATGATTGTTGTCGCCGAAGTATTGAGCGTGCTCACCCTCGCCGGGATCGTTTTCGCTTTGACTTACTATAAGAAATGGAAATGGCTGTGGGACGAATGGCTGACGACCGTCGACCACAAAAAGATCGGGATTATGTACATCATTTCATCTCTGTTGATGTTGTTCCGCGGTGGGATTGACGGCTTGCTGATGCGGACGCAGTTGGCCTTGCCCAACCTGCACGTTCTCGACGCGGAACACTATAACCAGATTTTCACCGCGCACGGAACGATCATGATCTTTTTCATGGCCATGCCGTTTATCTTCGGATTGATGAACGTGGCCGTGCCGCTGCAAATCGGAGCGCGTGACGTTGCCTATCCTTACCTGAACGCGCTCAGCTTCTGGCTGTTTTTCTTCGGATGCATGCTGTTCAACATTTCGTTCATGATTGGTGGCGCACCGGATGCGGGTTGGACCAACTACACGCCGCTGGCCGGCAGTGATCTTGCTCCCGGACCCGGTATCAACTACTATCTGCTCAGCTTGCAGATTTCCGGGATCGGGTCGCTGATGACCGGGATCAACTTCCTGGTCACCATCCTGAAAATGCGCGCGCCGGGCATGACATTGATGCGGATGCCGATGTTTACGTGGTCCGTGTTGATCACGTCGATCATCATCATCTTCGCGTTCCCGGTGCTGACCGTGGCGTTGGCCCTGTTGACGATCGACCGGTTGTTCGGGTCGCACTTCTTCACCGTCTCCGGTGGCGGAGAGCCGATGATGTGGGCCAACCTGTTCTGGATCTGGGGTCACCCGGAAGTGTATATCGTGGTTTTGCCGGCATTCGGCATTTTCTCCGAAGTGATCAGCACGTTCGCCCGCAAGCGGCTGTTCGGTTACAGTGCGATGGTGTACTCGATGGTCGTGATCTCGGCAGTCAGCTTCCTCACATGGGTGCACCACTTCTTCACGATGGGCGCAGGGCCGGCGGTCAACTCCTTCTTCTCGGTGTCGACGATGGCGATCGCCATTCCGACCGGTGTGAAGGTGTTCAACTGGCTGTTTACGCTGTACAAAGGACGGATTGAATTTACGACGCCGATGCTGTGGGCGGTCGGTTTCATCCCCACGTTCCTGATCGGGGGCCTGACAGGGGTGATGCTCGCTGTGGCACCGGCGGATTACCAATATCACAACAGTTATTTCCTGATCTCCCATTTCCACTATGCATTGGTAGGGGGAGCAGTTTTCGGTTGTTTGGCGGGGTTGTACTACTGGTGGCCCAAAATGTTCGGATTCAAGCTGGACGAACGGCAAGGGAAATGGGCGTTTTGGCTGTTTAACATCGGGTTCAACCTCTGCTTCTTCCCGCAGTATTTCGTGGGCTTGATGGGGATGACCCGGCGGATGTACACCTATCCGGAAGGGCTTGGCTGGACTCCGTACAACTTGATCTCTACGGTGGGCGCCTATATGATGGGCGTCGGGTTCATCATCATGGTGTACAACATCTTGTACAGCATTCGTCACGGTGAACGCGATCTCACGGGCGACATCTGGAACGGACGGACGCTGGAGTGGTCGATCTCCTCGCCGGCACCGCACTACAACTTCGCCCGCATCCCGGAAGTGGATGACCTGGACGCGTGGTGGCACATGAAGAAGCGGAAACGGAAACAACCTTGGGAACTGCGACCGCTCAAACCGATTCATATGCCCAACAATTCGGGCCGGCCGTTTATCATGTCGGCGTGGTTCTTCGTGGCCGGGTTCGGATTGGTGTTTGAATGGCATTGGATGGGCATCATCGGATTGCTCGGCGTTCTGTATTGCATGCTGAAACGTTCGTTTGAATACGACGATCACCACTACATTCAAGTGGACGAGATCGAACGTACGGAATCTGCGGCAGGGAGGGCGTGA